Proteins from a single region of Hymenobacter aquaticus:
- a CDS encoding SDR family oxidoreductase → MKILLTGANGYIGRRLLPLLVEAGHEVVCLVRDPRRFELPERLRTQVTVCPGDLLQPASLHGLPRDIDAAYYLVHSMSGHDQDFYRAEQLSARHFTDYLDQTTARQVIYLSGIANDRALSAHLRSRKAVEKVLRKARHAAVTVLRASIIIGSGSASFEIIRDLVEKLPVMVTPRWLNSRCQPIGIRDVMHYLLAVLDHPDCLGETFDIGGPDVLTYKQMLLGLAAERGYRRYIITVPVLTPRLSSWWLFLVTRTTFSLAQSLVESLRNDTIVALKRSITQVLPHQCMSYREALALAFTRIEQNEVISSWSDAVSSGVMEKNYMDFVQIPQHGMLTDRQTLRFTRAPEEVLQNIWSIGGQRGWYKVDWLWRVRGLMDKAVGGVGLRRGRRSPTRLRPGDPLDFWRVLVADRAGRRLLLYAEMKLPGEAWLQFRILPNADGSHTLEQLAAFRPRGLAGRLYWYSLVPFHFVIFKGMVENIVHYNDAQPGTPALSAPGH, encoded by the coding sequence ATGAAAATCCTGCTCACTGGTGCCAATGGCTACATCGGCCGCCGTTTGCTGCCCCTGCTGGTCGAGGCCGGCCACGAGGTGGTGTGCCTGGTGCGCGACCCGCGCCGCTTTGAGCTGCCCGAGCGGCTCCGCACCCAAGTAACGGTGTGCCCCGGCGACCTGCTGCAGCCCGCCAGTCTGCACGGTCTGCCCCGCGACATCGACGCGGCCTACTACCTGGTGCATTCCATGAGCGGCCATGACCAGGATTTCTACCGGGCCGAGCAGCTCTCGGCCCGGCACTTCACCGACTACCTCGACCAGACCACCGCCCGGCAGGTGATTTACCTCAGCGGCATTGCCAACGACCGGGCGCTGTCGGCCCACCTTCGCTCCCGCAAGGCTGTCGAGAAAGTGCTGCGCAAGGCCCGGCACGCGGCCGTCACGGTGCTGCGGGCCAGTATTATCATCGGCTCGGGCTCGGCGTCGTTCGAGATTATCCGGGACCTGGTCGAGAAGCTGCCCGTGATGGTAACGCCGCGCTGGCTGAACTCGCGCTGCCAGCCCATCGGCATCCGGGACGTGATGCACTACCTGCTGGCCGTGCTCGACCACCCCGACTGCCTGGGCGAAACCTTCGACATCGGCGGCCCCGACGTGCTGACCTACAAGCAGATGCTGCTGGGGCTGGCGGCCGAGCGCGGCTACCGGCGCTACATCATCACGGTGCCGGTGCTCACGCCCCGCCTGTCGTCGTGGTGGCTGTTTCTGGTCACGCGTACTACGTTTTCGTTGGCCCAGAGCCTGGTGGAAAGCCTGCGCAACGACACCATCGTGGCCCTCAAGCGCAGCATTACGCAAGTGCTGCCCCACCAGTGCATGAGCTACCGCGAAGCCCTGGCCCTGGCCTTCACCCGCATCGAGCAGAACGAGGTGATCAGCAGCTGGAGCGACGCGGTGAGCAGCGGGGTGATGGAGAAAAACTACATGGACTTCGTGCAGATTCCGCAGCACGGCATGCTTACCGACCGGCAGACGCTGCGCTTTACCCGGGCGCCGGAGGAAGTCTTGCAGAACATCTGGAGCATCGGCGGGCAGCGCGGCTGGTACAAGGTCGACTGGCTCTGGCGGGTGCGCGGGCTCATGGACAAGGCCGTGGGCGGCGTGGGGTTGCGCCGGGGCCGCCGCTCGCCCACCCGCCTGCGCCCCGGCGACCCGCTGGATTTCTGGCGCGTGCTCGTGGCCGACCGCGCCGGCCGCCGCCTGCTGCTCTACGCCGAAATGAAGCTGCCCGGCGAGGCCTGGCTGCAATTCCGCATTCTGCCCAACGCCGACGGCTCGCACACGCTCGAGCAGCTAGCCGCTTTCCGGCCGCGGGGCCTGGCCGGGCGCCTGTACTGGTACTCCCTGGTGCCGTTTCACTTCGTGATTTTCAAGGGCATGGTCGAAAACATCGTGCACTACAACGACGCCCAACCCGGCACGCCCGCCTTATCGGCCCCGGGGCACTAA
- a CDS encoding prolipoprotein diacylglyceryl transferase family protein — MPQLLLLHPLHWAVPAGTGYDFYTLFYLLAFLLNLLLLVWTGHRRGYPMRTWLVLLACTTLAFILGTKLLAFSPAEWQQLLHTGHWPDSQARTVLGGALAGTLTLLALRRPFGFSWHVFDAFALPMCAALALQCVGCILTGCCFGEPTSGGWGFTYPPGTLPYMVQAVQGLLPVGAAHSLPVHPTQLYSLLLCLAVGGVLLLTRHRTWPGGSRRLLHLGLLLAGRFVIEFWRAPAGEQVGAAAHDHLGLTLKQVQWALLLLAPLALGGWLALVRRATPRPEQAPAQNPVRNLLAVALLLALTAWLGPQALVRPEVLVVKTLLLAVLVLEGGALLLGATDGLRPARVALAGVVLVLTSQAPADSAKIRPNTLEVSLGYGNGAFGEDVSTSGGSGGCSGAATRQTYAHRYSLLGGNVELHHTNPDNRVLTYGLGIWRGQDQVHYQTLDPTTGAVLGYADSTFRLLDVNPYFETSSRLRPGRLGGGFRAGLHLGSLSNYNDEPFLYSKSTSLDLGMWLGVRDVLYAQADVNRGALGLGNATSRLGLGSGLGRLAGSSVLAGLAYSKNNDSGGGRMGFLSADIRLGRTGVTLYPYGATDFGRHHQLNLRVGYRLPLGRH; from the coding sequence ATGCCCCAACTGCTACTCCTACACCCGCTGCACTGGGCCGTGCCCGCCGGCACCGGCTACGATTTTTACACGCTATTCTACCTGCTGGCGTTCCTGCTCAACCTGCTCCTGCTGGTGTGGACCGGCCACCGGCGCGGCTACCCGATGCGCACCTGGCTGGTGCTGCTGGCCTGCACCACGCTGGCGTTCATTCTGGGCACCAAGCTGCTGGCCTTCTCCCCCGCCGAGTGGCAACAGCTGCTGCACACCGGCCACTGGCCCGACTCCCAGGCTCGCACGGTGCTGGGCGGGGCCCTGGCCGGCACGCTCACGCTGCTGGCGCTGCGGCGGCCCTTCGGCTTCAGCTGGCACGTATTCGACGCCTTTGCCCTGCCCATGTGCGCGGCCCTGGCCCTGCAGTGCGTAGGCTGCATCCTGACCGGCTGCTGCTTTGGCGAGCCCACCAGCGGCGGCTGGGGCTTCACGTATCCGCCCGGGACGCTGCCCTACATGGTGCAGGCCGTGCAGGGGCTGCTGCCCGTGGGCGCCGCGCACTCCTTGCCCGTTCATCCTACCCAGCTCTACTCTCTGCTGCTGTGCTTGGCAGTAGGCGGCGTGTTGCTGCTGACCCGGCACCGGACCTGGCCTGGTGGCAGCCGCCGCCTGTTGCACCTGGGGTTGTTGCTGGCGGGCCGCTTTGTCATCGAGTTTTGGCGGGCCCCGGCCGGCGAGCAGGTTGGGGCGGCGGCCCACGATCATCTGGGTTTGACGCTCAAGCAAGTACAGTGGGCCCTGCTGCTGCTCGCGCCGCTGGCCCTGGGCGGGTGGTTGGCGCTGGTGCGCCGGGCCACCCCGCGGCCTGAGCAGGCTCCGGCGCAAAACCCGGTGCGCAACCTGCTGGCCGTGGCCTTGCTGCTGGCTCTTACGGCCTGGCTGGGTCCGCAGGCGCTGGTGCGGCCCGAAGTGCTGGTTGTCAAGACCCTGCTGCTGGCCGTACTCGTGCTGGAAGGCGGCGCGCTACTGCTCGGCGCCACCGACGGCCTGCGTCCGGCCCGGGTGGCCCTGGCCGGGGTGGTACTGGTGCTCACCAGCCAGGCCCCGGCCGACTCGGCTAAGATCCGCCCTAATACCCTGGAAGTAAGCCTGGGCTACGGCAATGGCGCTTTCGGGGAAGACGTAAGCACGAGCGGCGGCAGTGGGGGCTGCTCGGGCGCGGCCACCCGCCAAACCTACGCGCACCGCTATTCCCTGCTGGGCGGCAACGTGGAACTGCACCACACCAACCCGGACAACCGAGTGTTGACATACGGGCTGGGCATCTGGCGGGGCCAGGATCAGGTTCATTACCAAACGCTGGACCCGACCACCGGGGCGGTGCTGGGCTACGCCGACAGCACGTTCCGGCTGCTGGACGTAAATCCCTACTTCGAAACCAGCTCCCGGCTACGCCCCGGCCGGTTGGGGGGTGGCTTCCGGGCGGGCCTCCACCTGGGTTCCCTTTCCAACTACAACGACGAACCCTTCCTGTATTCCAAGTCGACCTCCTTGGACCTGGGAATGTGGCTGGGCGTGCGCGACGTGCTCTACGCCCAGGCCGACGTAAACCGGGGCGCGTTGGGCCTGGGCAACGCAACCAGCCGCCTGGGGCTGGGCTCGGGGCTGGGGCGCCTGGCGGGCAGCTCGGTGCTGGCCGGCCTGGCGTACAGTAAAAATAACGACAGCGGCGGGGGCCGCATGGGCTTTCTGAGCGCC